The proteins below come from a single Streptomyces sp. SCSIO 75703 genomic window:
- a CDS encoding YegS/Rv2252/BmrU family lipid kinase: MRQFTAVVNPTAGGATAAAALLRVARPLREAGAGLETEYSRSLDHARDIARRAGARGRIVLAVGGDGMAGGIGGALSGTGTPLGLVPAGRGNDFARALGLPADPAGLAAVLLRAEPRPVDTIEVTSAVHDRTVVLGSVYAGVDALANHHANRSRLLRGTASYYAGALRAVTTWRTTRYRVTVDGEEHAFAGYTVVAANSGYYGSDRHIAPAARVDDGLLEVVMIHHAPRRLFFALMNELGTGAHVNRPQVRVVRGRRVRIEADRPIPYGADGEVEAAVPVTARILPGALRVLY; encoded by the coding sequence ATGCGACAGTTCACCGCCGTCGTCAACCCCACCGCGGGCGGCGCCACCGCGGCCGCCGCCCTGCTCCGCGTGGCCCGGCCGCTGCGCGAGGCCGGCGCCGGACTGGAGACCGAGTACAGCCGCAGCCTCGACCACGCCCGGGACATCGCCCGGCGGGCCGGCGCCCGCGGCCGGATCGTGCTCGCCGTCGGCGGGGACGGCATGGCCGGCGGGATCGGCGGCGCCCTCAGCGGCACCGGCACCCCGCTCGGCCTCGTCCCCGCCGGCCGGGGCAACGACTTCGCCCGCGCCCTCGGACTCCCCGCCGACCCGGCCGGCCTCGCCGCGGTCCTGCTGCGCGCCGAACCGCGCCCCGTCGACACCATCGAGGTCACCTCGGCCGTCCACGACCGCACCGTCGTCCTCGGCAGCGTCTACGCCGGAGTCGACGCGCTCGCCAACCACCACGCCAACCGGTCCCGCCTGCTGCGCGGCACCGCCTCCTACTACGCCGGCGCGCTGCGCGCGGTCACCACCTGGCGCACCACCCGCTACCGGGTCACCGTCGACGGGGAGGAGCACGCCTTCGCCGGCTACACCGTCGTGGCCGCCAACTCCGGCTACTACGGCTCCGACCGCCACATCGCCCCCGCCGCCCGGGTCGACGACGGGCTGCTGGAGGTCGTGATGATCCACCACGCCCCGCGCCGGCTGTTCTTCGCCCTGATGAACGAACTGGGCACCGGCGCCCACGTGAACCGGCCGCAGGTGCGGGTGGTGCGCGGACGACGGGTGCGGATCGAGGCCGACCGGCCGATACCGTACGGCGCCGACGGCGAGGTCGAGGCCGCCGTCCCCGTCACGGCGCGGATCCTGCCCGGGGCGCTGCGCGTCCTGTACTGA
- a CDS encoding catalase — protein sequence MSEDNPLKRAARKVAEELRGGDAGPAEGIPGKPSPESPPVAEPTDPREPLPPKPDQTGPATVSPTGQPTGAEQARVAQSGSYLTTAQGVRLYDTDHSLKAGPRGPVLLQDHHLREKVMHFDHERIPERVVHARGAAAHGVFRSYGTAASVTKAAFLAEDEETPVFVRFSTVLGSRGSSDTVRDTRGFATKFYTSEGVFDLVGNNIPVFFIQDAIKFPDVIHAGKPHPDREIPQAQSAHDTFWDFVTLHTEATHHTLWNMSDRGIPRSYRMMEGFGVHTFRLVDAGGGTTLVKFHWKPRLGVHSLVWEEAQIINGVDPDFHRRDLADAIEAGAYPQWELGIQTFPDTPEQTFEGIDLLDPTNIVPEELAPVQPVGLLTLNRNPSNYFAETEQVAFHAGHLVPGVDITDDPLLAGRLFSYLDTQITRLGGPNFPQLPINRPHAPVNDMLRDGMHQTAVHRGVAPYRPNSLDGGCPFTAGADTGAFVETPVRVPEAPKVREAPESFADHFSQPRRFWLSMTRVEREHIIGAYTFELGKCYEQAVKERGLQVLANIDPELCAAVAEGLGLPAPGPTEPLADVTPSPALSQLGRSWPADGRVVGIVTGADGDLAGVRAVREAVLDAGMVPLVVAPAGGTLGAGAEALTVQRTYATARSVEFDAVLLAGTPGPGADAYTARDAKSTPGPTGTAEVDPRVGLLVSEAFRHGKAIGVWAGGEAALAGAAVPADAPGVVVADSGTSALSRVAELMSVHRVWERFTA from the coding sequence ATGAGCGAGGACAATCCCCTCAAGCGGGCGGCCCGCAAGGTCGCCGAGGAACTGCGAGGCGGCGACGCCGGACCGGCGGAGGGCATCCCCGGCAAGCCCTCCCCCGAGTCCCCGCCGGTGGCCGAACCCACCGACCCCCGGGAACCGCTGCCCCCGAAGCCCGACCAGACCGGCCCGGCCACCGTGTCGCCGACCGGGCAGCCGACCGGGGCCGAGCAGGCCCGGGTGGCCCAGTCCGGGAGCTATCTGACGACCGCGCAGGGCGTCCGCCTGTACGACACCGACCACTCGCTGAAGGCCGGGCCGCGCGGGCCGGTACTGCTCCAGGACCACCATCTGCGCGAGAAGGTCATGCACTTCGACCACGAGCGCATCCCCGAGCGGGTCGTCCACGCGCGCGGCGCGGCGGCGCACGGGGTGTTCCGCAGCTACGGCACGGCGGCCTCGGTGACCAAGGCGGCCTTCCTCGCGGAGGACGAGGAGACGCCGGTCTTCGTGCGGTTCTCCACGGTGCTGGGGTCGCGCGGCTCCTCGGACACGGTGCGCGACACCCGCGGTTTCGCCACCAAGTTCTACACCAGCGAGGGCGTCTTCGACCTGGTGGGCAACAACATCCCGGTCTTCTTCATCCAGGACGCGATCAAGTTCCCGGACGTGATCCACGCCGGGAAGCCGCATCCGGACCGGGAGATCCCGCAGGCGCAGAGCGCGCACGACACCTTCTGGGACTTCGTGACGCTCCACACGGAGGCGACCCACCACACCCTGTGGAACATGTCCGACCGGGGCATCCCGCGCTCCTACCGGATGATGGAGGGCTTCGGCGTCCACACCTTCCGGCTGGTCGACGCCGGGGGCGGGACGACGCTGGTGAAGTTCCACTGGAAGCCCCGGCTGGGCGTGCACTCGCTGGTCTGGGAGGAGGCGCAGATCATCAACGGCGTCGACCCCGACTTCCACCGCCGGGACCTCGCGGACGCCATCGAGGCGGGCGCGTACCCGCAGTGGGAGCTGGGCATCCAGACCTTCCCCGACACCCCGGAGCAGACCTTCGAGGGCATCGACCTGCTGGACCCGACCAACATCGTGCCGGAGGAACTGGCGCCGGTGCAGCCGGTCGGCCTGCTGACGCTGAACCGGAACCCGTCGAACTACTTCGCCGAGACCGAGCAGGTCGCCTTCCACGCCGGGCACCTGGTGCCGGGCGTCGACATCACCGACGACCCACTGCTCGCCGGGCGGCTCTTCTCCTACCTGGACACGCAGATCACGCGACTGGGCGGGCCCAACTTCCCGCAGTTGCCGATCAACCGGCCGCACGCGCCGGTCAACGACATGCTGCGGGACGGCATGCACCAGACGGCCGTGCACCGCGGCGTCGCGCCGTACCGGCCCAACTCGCTGGACGGGGGCTGCCCGTTCACGGCGGGCGCGGACACCGGTGCGTTCGTCGAGACGCCGGTGCGGGTGCCGGAGGCGCCCAAGGTCCGTGAGGCGCCGGAGTCGTTCGCGGACCACTTCAGCCAGCCGCGCCGGTTCTGGCTGAGCATGACCCGGGTGGAGCGCGAGCACATCATCGGCGCGTACACCTTCGAGCTGGGCAAGTGCTACGAACAGGCCGTCAAGGAGCGCGGGCTGCAGGTGCTGGCCAACATCGACCCCGAGTTGTGCGCGGCCGTCGCCGAGGGGCTGGGCCTGCCCGCCCCGGGACCGACCGAGCCGCTCGCCGACGTCACGCCGAGCCCGGCCCTGTCCCAGCTCGGCCGCTCCTGGCCCGCCGACGGGCGCGTGGTCGGCATCGTCACCGGCGCGGACGGCGACCTGGCCGGGGTGCGGGCGGTACGGGAGGCGGTGCTCGACGCGGGCATGGTCCCGCTGGTCGTCGCCCCCGCCGGCGGCACCCTGGGCGCGGGCGCGGAGGCGCTGACGGTGCAGCGGACCTACGCCACCGCGCGGTCCGTGGAGTTCGACGCGGTCCTGCTGGCCGGCACGCCGGGCCCGGGGGCCGACGCGTACACGGCGCGGGACGCCAAGTCGACGCCGGGGCCGACCGGTACGGCGGAGGTCGACCCGCGGGTGGGGCTGCTGGTGTCGGAGGCGTTCCGGCACGGCAAGGCGATCGGCGTCTGGGCGGGCGGCGAGGCGGCCCTCGCCGGGGCGGCAGTCCCCGCCGACGCTCCCGGGGTGGTCGTCGCCGACTCCGGCACCTCGGCGCTGAGCCGGGTCGCGGAGCTGATGAGCGTGCACCGGGTGTGGGAGCGGTTCACGGCCTGA
- a CDS encoding glycerol-3-phosphate dehydrogenase/oxidase, with amino-acid sequence MSPASTAPGRFSLSAARRARELSRTVGGPVVDVLVVGLGATGAGAALDAAARGLDVVAVDAHDLAFGTSRWSSKLVHGGLRYLASAQFDVAHESAVERGVLMGRTAPHLVRAQPFVLPLTPLVSRGQAALAWAGFRAGDALRLAARTPRSTLPAPRRLSAVEARHLAPALRPDRLRGGLLSWDGRLTDDARLVTALARTAAGHGARVLTRVRALELTGSGARVRDELTGEEGEIRARAVINASGVWAGGLVDGIRVRPSRGTHLVLRSESLGRLPAGVHVPVPGETNRFVLVLPQGDGRVYVGLTDEPVDEVPDVPEAPETDIGFLLDVLGSVLDAAPRREDVVGAFAGLRPLLDTSGAEDGGTAPRTADVSRRHAVLTSSQGVVTVVGGKLTTYRRMAEDAVDAAVAARALAAGPSRTAALPLVGAAAPRALAALRAPRRLVGRYGTEAPAVHAPAVRDPRLAEPVLPGHPVTGAEVLWALRHEGALDEADLLDRRTRIGLVPEDRAAALDGVRALMDEAAALGGA; translated from the coding sequence ATGAGCCCCGCCTCCACCGCCCCCGGACGCTTCTCCCTCTCGGCCGCCCGGCGCGCGCGCGAGCTGTCCCGGACCGTCGGCGGCCCCGTCGTGGACGTCCTGGTGGTGGGCCTCGGCGCGACCGGCGCGGGCGCCGCCCTGGACGCCGCCGCGCGCGGGCTGGACGTCGTCGCCGTGGACGCCCACGACCTCGCCTTCGGCACCTCGCGCTGGAGTTCCAAACTGGTCCACGGCGGGCTGCGCTACCTGGCCTCCGCCCAGTTCGACGTCGCCCACGAGAGCGCGGTGGAGCGCGGGGTGCTGATGGGGCGCACCGCGCCGCACCTGGTGCGCGCCCAGCCGTTCGTGCTGCCGCTGACGCCGCTCGTCTCGCGAGGGCAGGCCGCGCTGGCCTGGGCCGGCTTCCGGGCCGGGGACGCGCTGCGGCTCGCGGCGCGCACGCCCCGGAGCACGCTGCCCGCGCCGCGCCGGCTCTCCGCGGTGGAGGCCCGCCACCTCGCCCCGGCGCTGCGCCCGGACCGGCTGCGCGGCGGGCTGCTCTCCTGGGACGGGCGGCTCACCGACGACGCCCGCCTGGTGACCGCGCTGGCCCGCACGGCCGCCGGGCACGGGGCGCGGGTGCTGACCCGGGTGCGGGCGCTGGAGCTGACCGGGTCGGGCGCGCGGGTGCGGGACGAGCTGACCGGGGAGGAGGGCGAGATCCGGGCCCGCGCGGTGATCAACGCCTCCGGGGTGTGGGCGGGCGGCCTGGTGGACGGCATCCGGGTCCGCCCCTCGCGCGGCACCCACCTGGTGCTGCGCTCCGAGTCCCTGGGCCGGCTGCCCGCGGGAGTGCACGTGCCGGTCCCCGGGGAGACCAACCGCTTCGTCCTGGTGCTGCCCCAGGGCGACGGCCGGGTCTACGTGGGGCTCACCGACGAGCCGGTGGACGAGGTTCCGGACGTGCCCGAAGCACCCGAGACGGACATCGGCTTCCTCCTCGACGTCCTCGGCTCGGTGCTGGACGCGGCGCCGCGCCGGGAGGACGTGGTGGGCGCCTTCGCCGGACTGCGCCCCCTGCTGGACACCTCCGGGGCCGAGGACGGGGGCACCGCGCCGCGCACGGCCGACGTCTCCCGGCGGCACGCCGTGCTCACCTCGTCCCAGGGGGTGGTCACGGTGGTCGGCGGCAAGCTCACCACCTACCGCCGGATGGCCGAGGACGCCGTGGACGCCGCCGTCGCCGCCCGCGCGCTGGCGGCCGGCCCCTCCCGCACCGCCGCGCTGCCCCTGGTCGGCGCCGCCGCCCCGCGCGCGCTGGCCGCGCTGCGGGCACCGCGCCGGCTGGTGGGCCGCTACGGCACCGAGGCGCCCGCCGTGCACGCGCCGGCGGTCCGCGACCCCCGGCTCGCCGAGCCGGTGCTGCCGGGCCACCCGGTGACCGGGGCGGAGGTGCTGTGGGCACTGCGCCACGAAGGGGCGCTGGACGAGGCCGACCTGCTGGACCGGCGGACCCGGATCGGGCTGGTGCCCGAGGACCGGGCCGCCGCGCTGGACGGGGTGCGCGCGCTGATGGACGAGGCCGCGGCCCTCGGCGGGGCCTGA
- a CDS encoding endo-1,4-beta-xylanase: MTGMVRRRLARAVTAGFVAATALTAAAHSAEAADTLGSAAAGKGLYFGTAVAANHLGESAYAATLDREFSSVTPENEMKWDAIEPSRNTFTFGSADQIVTHARGQGMQVRGHTLVWHSQLPSWVGGLGASELRSAMNNHIARLMDHYKGRIHSWDVVNEAFQDGGSGARRSSPFQDKLGDGFIEEAFRAARTADPAAKLCYNDYNTDGVNAKSNAVYAMVKDFKARGVPIDCVGFQSHFNPASPVPADYQANLQRFADLGVDVQITELDIEGSGSAQAANYATVVKACMAVSRCTGLTVWGVTDKYSWRSGGTPLLFDGNYTKKPAYDAVLAALGGAPGGGDGGTPGDGTATCKATYTRTADWDGGYNGEVTITAGDRAISSWQTTVTLTPPQKTQSVWNGSPAWDAGGDVMTVRPAWNGSLAAGASTSFGFTVGKNGSNAAPVVGACTAS; this comes from the coding sequence ATGACTGGAATGGTCCGGAGGCGGCTGGCGAGGGCCGTCACGGCCGGCTTCGTCGCCGCGACCGCGCTGACGGCCGCCGCGCACAGCGCCGAGGCCGCCGACACGCTCGGCTCGGCGGCGGCCGGCAAGGGGCTCTACTTCGGCACCGCCGTCGCCGCGAACCACCTCGGCGAGTCCGCGTACGCGGCCACCCTGGACCGCGAGTTCTCCTCCGTGACGCCGGAGAACGAGATGAAGTGGGACGCGATCGAGCCGAGCCGGAACACCTTCACCTTCGGCTCCGCCGACCAGATCGTCACCCACGCCCGTGGCCAGGGCATGCAGGTGCGCGGCCACACCCTGGTCTGGCACTCCCAACTGCCCTCCTGGGTGGGCGGCCTGGGAGCCTCCGAGCTGCGCTCGGCGATGAACAACCACATCGCCCGGCTCATGGACCACTACAAGGGCCGGATCCACAGTTGGGACGTCGTCAACGAGGCGTTCCAGGACGGCGGGAGCGGCGCCCGCCGCAGCTCGCCCTTCCAGGACAAGCTGGGCGACGGCTTCATCGAGGAGGCGTTCCGCGCCGCCCGCACCGCCGACCCGGCGGCCAAGCTCTGCTACAACGACTACAACACCGACGGCGTCAACGCGAAGAGCAACGCCGTCTACGCCATGGTCAAGGACTTCAAGGCCCGCGGCGTGCCCATCGACTGCGTCGGCTTCCAGTCCCACTTCAACCCCGCCTCCCCGGTCCCGGCGGACTACCAGGCCAACCTCCAGCGCTTCGCCGACCTCGGCGTCGACGTGCAGATCACCGAGCTGGACATCGAGGGCTCCGGCAGCGCCCAGGCCGCCAACTACGCCACCGTGGTCAAGGCGTGCATGGCCGTCAGCCGCTGCACGGGCCTGACGGTGTGGGGCGTCACCGACAAGTACTCCTGGCGCAGCGGCGGCACCCCGCTCCTCTTCGACGGCAACTACACGAAGAAGCCCGCCTACGACGCCGTACTCGCCGCCCTCGGCGGCGCCCCCGGCGGCGGTGACGGCGGCACCCCGGGCGACGGTACGGCCACCTGCAAGGCCACGTACACCCGGACCGCGGACTGGGACGGCGGCTACAACGGCGAGGTCACCATCACCGCCGGCGACCGCGCGATCAGCTCCTGGCAGACCACCGTCACCCTGACCCCGCCGCAGAAGACCCAGTCCGTCTGGAACGGCTCGCCCGCCTGGGACGCCGGCGGCGACGTCATGACGGTCCGGCCGGCCTGGAACGGCTCCCTCGCCGCCGGGGCCTCGACCAGCTTCGGGTTCACCGTCGGCAAGAACGGCAGCAACGCCGCCCCCGTCGTCGGGGCCTGCACCGCCTCCTGA
- a CDS encoding FAD-binding oxidoreductase, which yields MDMLWNGWGDPDRAAPLPDTVTGLLRDLLGVTPRETPSVRPDDAAPPASPLAAPALSALRSAVGDRADRVRTDADARLRHTRGKSTPDLLRMRAGDTADAPAAVVLPESHDEVLAVLRACAAHGVALVPFGGGTSVVGGLAPEDRRPFAALDLRHMNRLLALDPVSRTATLQAGLRAPDAEALLAAEGYTLGHFPQSYEWATLGGFAATRSSGQASAGYGRFDEMVLGLTLATPEGTLDTGRAPRSAAGPDLRQLLLGSEGAFGVITSVTVRVRPRPRVRRYEGWRFDSFEAGAAALRRLAQDGPRPTVLRLSDETETLVGLAQPDAIGASLDRPDAGCLAVVGFEGTEEGTARRREDAAAVLREAGGTSAGDEPGERWARGRFDAPYLRDALLDAGALAETLETAAYWSRLPGLYAAVRDALTRTLTEAGTPPLVMCHISHVYENGASLYFTVVSAQGEDPVAHWTRAKHAANEAILTAGGTITHHHAVGTDHRDWYVREAGALGIEALRAVKRRLDPAGLLNPGVLLPAGEVPVADSAPADGPPGEAPAPAAGEDAGFGDLADRRPPAP from the coding sequence ATGGACATGCTGTGGAACGGCTGGGGCGACCCGGACCGGGCGGCACCGCTGCCCGACACGGTGACCGGACTGCTGCGCGACCTGCTCGGCGTCACCCCCCGCGAGACCCCCTCCGTCCGCCCGGACGACGCCGCCCCGCCCGCCTCCCCCCTCGCCGCACCGGCCCTGAGCGCGCTGCGCTCCGCCGTCGGCGACCGCGCGGACCGGGTGCGCACCGACGCCGACGCCCGGCTGCGCCACACCCGGGGCAAGTCCACCCCCGACCTGCTGCGGATGCGGGCCGGCGACACGGCCGACGCCCCGGCCGCCGTCGTCCTGCCGGAGAGCCACGACGAGGTCCTGGCCGTCCTGCGCGCCTGCGCCGCACACGGCGTGGCCCTCGTGCCCTTCGGCGGCGGCACCTCCGTCGTCGGCGGACTCGCCCCCGAGGACCGCCGCCCCTTCGCCGCCCTGGACCTGCGGCACATGAACCGCCTGCTGGCGCTCGACCCCGTCTCCCGCACCGCCACCCTGCAGGCGGGCCTGCGGGCCCCCGACGCCGAGGCGCTGCTCGCCGCCGAGGGGTACACCCTCGGGCACTTCCCGCAGTCCTACGAGTGGGCCACCCTCGGCGGATTCGCCGCGACCCGCTCCAGCGGACAGGCGTCCGCCGGGTACGGCCGCTTCGACGAGATGGTCCTCGGCCTCACCCTCGCCACCCCCGAGGGCACCCTGGACACCGGCCGCGCGCCCCGCTCCGCCGCCGGCCCGGACCTGCGCCAGCTCCTGCTCGGCTCGGAGGGCGCCTTCGGTGTCATCACCTCCGTCACCGTCCGCGTCCGGCCCCGCCCCCGCGTCCGCCGATACGAGGGCTGGCGCTTCGACTCCTTCGAGGCCGGCGCCGCCGCGCTGCGCCGGCTCGCCCAGGACGGACCCCGGCCGACCGTGCTGCGGCTGTCCGACGAGACCGAGACGCTCGTCGGCCTCGCCCAGCCCGACGCCATCGGCGCCTCCCTCGACCGGCCCGACGCCGGCTGCCTGGCCGTCGTCGGCTTCGAGGGCACCGAGGAGGGCACCGCCCGGCGCCGCGAGGACGCCGCCGCCGTGCTCCGCGAGGCGGGCGGCACCTCGGCCGGGGACGAACCGGGGGAGCGCTGGGCACGGGGCCGCTTCGACGCGCCCTACCTGCGGGACGCGCTGCTCGACGCCGGGGCGCTCGCCGAGACGCTGGAGACCGCCGCCTACTGGTCCCGGCTGCCCGGCCTGTACGCGGCCGTCCGCGACGCGCTCACCCGCACGCTCACCGAGGCGGGCACCCCGCCGCTGGTCATGTGCCACATCTCGCACGTCTACGAGAACGGCGCCTCCCTCTACTTCACCGTCGTCAGCGCCCAGGGCGAGGACCCCGTCGCCCACTGGACGCGGGCCAAGCACGCCGCCAACGAGGCCATCCTCACCGCCGGCGGCACCATCACCCACCACCACGCCGTCGGCACCGACCACCGCGACTGGTACGTCCGCGAGGCCGGCGCCCTCGGCATCGAGGCCCTGCGCGCCGTCAAGCGCCGACTCGACCCGGCCGGCCTCCTCAACCCGGGCGTCCTCCTGCCGGCCGGCGAGGTCCCGGTCGCCGACAGCGCCCCCGCCGACGGCCCGCCGGGCGAGGCACCGGCCCCCGCGGCCGGGGAGGACGCCGGCTTTGGCGACCTGGCCGACCGGCGTCCCCCCGCCCCGTGA
- a CDS encoding TetR/AcrR family transcriptional regulator, whose translation MTPNRHNYSGRPGPADNDTVLDAVRDCVLAVGVRRTTLTDVARRAGVSRMTLYRRWPDVRSLVGDLMTREWIAVATGAVPGPRPGTATRTRIVEGLTRGVEAFRAHPLFRKIVDVDPELLLPYVLDRRGASQDAVLALLADTLREGHADGSVRAAHPERQARSVLLVVQSFALSLRTMADEDDTDLTSAALLGELRTILERTLAP comes from the coding sequence ATGACGCCTAACCGTCACAACTACAGTGGCCGCCCCGGGCCCGCCGACAACGACACGGTCCTCGACGCCGTACGCGACTGCGTCCTCGCCGTCGGCGTCCGCCGCACGACCCTGACCGACGTGGCCCGCCGCGCGGGCGTCTCGCGCATGACGCTGTACCGGCGCTGGCCGGACGTGCGGTCGCTGGTCGGCGACCTCATGACCCGGGAGTGGATCGCGGTGGCCACCGGGGCCGTTCCCGGCCCCCGGCCGGGCACCGCCACCCGCACGCGGATCGTCGAGGGGCTGACCCGGGGGGTGGAGGCGTTCCGCGCCCACCCGCTGTTCCGGAAGATCGTCGACGTCGACCCCGAACTGCTCCTGCCCTACGTGCTCGACCGGCGCGGGGCCAGCCAGGACGCGGTGCTGGCGCTGCTGGCCGACACGCTGCGGGAGGGCCACGCCGACGGGTCGGTGCGCGCCGCGCACCCCGAGCGGCAGGCGCGGTCCGTGCTGCTGGTCGTCCAGTCCTTCGCCCTGTCGCTGCGGACCATGGCCGACGAGGACGACACCGACCTGACCTCCGCGGCCCTCCTCGGGGAACTGCGGACCATCCTGGAGAGGACCCTCGCCCCATGA